Proteins from a single region of Paenibacillus sp. BIHB 4019:
- the sufC gene encoding Fe-S cluster assembly ATPase SufC, whose protein sequence is MATHFVIDGLKAAIEGKEILKGINLEIKGGEIHAIMGPNGTGKSTLASALMGHPKYEVTEGSAFLDGEDLLEMDVDERARAGLFLAMQYPSEIPGVTNSDFLRSAINARREEGSEISLIKFIRQMEGKMKALEMNPEFAHRYLNEGFSGGEKKRNEILQMTLLDPKIVVLDEIDSGLDIDALKIVSKGVNEMRSEDRGFLIITHYQRLLNYITPDFVHVMMQGRIVKSGGPELAERLENEGYDWVKEELGIVDETVGQA, encoded by the coding sequence ATGGCAACGCATTTTGTCATTGATGGCCTGAAAGCGGCTATCGAAGGAAAAGAGATTTTGAAAGGCATTAACCTTGAAATCAAAGGCGGAGAAATCCACGCGATTATGGGACCAAACGGTACTGGTAAAAGTACGCTTGCTTCCGCTCTAATGGGCCACCCGAAATATGAAGTGACAGAAGGCAGCGCATTTTTGGATGGAGAAGACCTGCTTGAAATGGATGTAGATGAGAGAGCACGCGCCGGCTTGTTCCTTGCTATGCAATATCCGAGCGAAATTCCTGGCGTAACGAACTCCGATTTCTTGCGCAGTGCGATCAACGCTCGTCGTGAGGAAGGCAGCGAGATTTCCCTCATTAAATTCATTCGCCAAATGGAAGGCAAAATGAAAGCTTTGGAAATGAACCCTGAGTTCGCACATCGTTACCTGAACGAAGGCTTCTCTGGCGGTGAGAAGAAGCGTAACGAGATTTTGCAAATGACGCTGCTTGATCCGAAAATCGTCGTACTTGACGAGATTGACTCAGGTCTTGACATCGATGCCCTGAAAATCGTATCCAAAGGCGTTAATGAAATGCGCTCCGAAGATCGCGGTTTCCTTATCATTACTCACTATCAGCGTTTGCTGAACTATATTACACCTGATTTTGTACACGTTATGATGCAAGGCCGCATTGTGAAATCCGGTGGTCCGGAACTTGCTGAGCGTTTGGAAAATGAAGGTTATGACTGGGTTAAAGAAGAACTGGGCATCGTGGACGAAACGGTTGGCCAGGCCTAA
- a CDS encoding DUF1802 family protein, whose translation MNNSMLREPVALKEWAVTVNALRDGELIMVLRKGGIEEETRDFQLVSKGFYLMPAYEHQKEHLLKAPYQGRIESIMEGWSPDMDSITLGAYAEAVHDIEINDQETLDRLREFHIWTDKFSEERLKWKRTKPLHLLLLRVYRLAAPAELEMFPAYTGCKSWVKLESDLSEAAMVPVLSDEEFASQVAKIQAALNQE comes from the coding sequence ATGAATAACAGCATGTTGCGGGAGCCGGTCGCTCTGAAGGAGTGGGCCGTAACCGTTAACGCATTGCGTGATGGCGAGCTTATTATGGTTTTGCGCAAAGGCGGAATCGAAGAGGAAACACGAGATTTTCAATTGGTTAGCAAAGGCTTCTACTTAATGCCTGCTTATGAGCATCAGAAGGAGCATTTGCTTAAGGCGCCATATCAAGGCCGAATCGAAAGCATAATGGAAGGCTGGTCGCCTGATATGGACAGCATAACGCTTGGCGCCTACGCGGAGGCTGTTCATGATATCGAGATCAACGATCAGGAAACGCTTGACCGGCTGCGGGAATTTCACATTTGGACGGATAAATTTTCCGAAGAAAGGCTAAAATGGAAGCGGACGAAGCCGCTGCATTTGCTTCTGCTCCGCGTGTACCGTCTTGCAGCGCCTGCTGAGCTTGAAATGTTCCCTGCCTATACCGGCTGCAAATCTTGGGTAAAGCTTGAAAGTGATCTATCAGAGGCAGCAATGGTTCCTGTTTTATCTGATGAAGAATTCGCGTCGCAAGTTGCCAAAATTCAAGCTGCGCTGAATCAGGAATAG
- the mtnK gene encoding S-methyl-5-thioribose kinase, translated as MSAYHPLTEQEAIEFSRSIPDFFPAGAELSSREIGDGNLNLVFHITDPASGKGLIVKQALPYAKVVGESWPLTLDRARIESEALILQNELAPGLVPTVYQYDAELALTVMEDLSDHVIMRQGLVDGNKYPKFAEDISTFMANTLFFTSDLGMNQQDKKERVKAFINPDLCKITEDLIFDDPYTDSPNNNFEAAIADAAEALRTDDALHLEVAILRNKFLTNAQALLHGDLHTGSVFVTAQSTKVIDPEFAYYGPMGFDVGAVIANLLLNYAGQAHWIKDEAELTDFRSYLLGSVREIWTKFENKFGALWDEHNVDRLASSAPGYKQYYINKLLQDSIGFAGCKMVRRIVGLAHVADIDRIEDAAEREKAQRLALEIGTSLIHLNRQAISIEQAIDIVLSATAKHG; from the coding sequence CTGTCTGCTTATCATCCTTTAACCGAGCAAGAAGCTATTGAATTTTCCCGCTCCATACCTGACTTTTTCCCTGCGGGAGCTGAGCTTTCGTCCCGTGAGATCGGCGATGGCAATTTGAACTTGGTCTTCCACATTACCGATCCAGCTAGCGGTAAAGGGCTCATTGTCAAACAAGCGCTCCCTTACGCTAAAGTTGTCGGAGAATCGTGGCCGCTTACGCTTGACCGGGCACGCATTGAAAGCGAAGCGCTGATTTTGCAAAATGAGCTGGCTCCTGGACTTGTTCCAACCGTATATCAATATGACGCAGAGCTTGCCCTCACGGTAATGGAAGATCTCAGCGATCATGTGATTATGCGCCAAGGCCTCGTGGACGGCAACAAATATCCGAAATTCGCTGAGGACATTTCCACCTTCATGGCGAATACACTCTTTTTCACTTCCGATCTGGGCATGAACCAGCAGGATAAGAAGGAACGCGTCAAAGCATTTATTAACCCGGATTTGTGCAAAATAACCGAAGATTTGATTTTTGATGATCCGTATACAGATTCGCCAAACAATAACTTTGAAGCAGCGATTGCCGATGCTGCAGAAGCTCTTCGCACTGATGATGCCCTTCATCTTGAAGTCGCTATTTTGCGCAACAAGTTTTTGACGAATGCCCAGGCGCTTCTCCATGGCGATCTTCATACCGGCAGCGTATTTGTTACCGCACAATCAACGAAAGTGATCGATCCTGAATTTGCTTATTATGGTCCTATGGGCTTTGATGTAGGGGCAGTTATTGCCAATCTGCTGCTCAATTATGCTGGTCAAGCCCACTGGATTAAAGACGAGGCAGAGCTGACCGATTTCCGCAGCTACCTGCTCGGCAGCGTACGCGAAATTTGGACCAAATTTGAGAACAAATTTGGCGCTTTATGGGATGAGCACAACGTCGATCGCCTGGCCTCAAGCGCTCCAGGCTACAAGCAATATTATATCAACAAGCTGCTTCAAGACTCGATCGGCTTTGCTGGCTGCAAAATGGTACGGCGCATTGTAGGCCTTGCCCACGTTGCTGACATCGACCGTATTGAGGATGCTGCGGAGCGCGAGAAAGCACAGCGCTTGGCACTCGAAATCGGCACCTCGCTCATTCACCTGAACCGTCAGGCGATTTCGATAGAGCAAGCGATTGATATTGTTTTGTCTGCAACGGCAAAACACGGTTAA
- the mtnA gene encoding S-methyl-5-thioribose-1-phosphate isomerase → MTSQNAPLQSVIWAEDRLDLLDQRLLPEEIVYLPLVTSEDVWEAIRHLKVRGAPAIGISAAYGVVLGSRNETTPKRWLEEVLNQAEYLATSRPTAVNLFWALDRMKARAEQLAAADLSLDEVKQALLNEALAIHSEDEETNRLIGEHALTLFEDGMGVLTHCNAGGLATAKYGTALAPFYLALERGMSLRVFADETRPVLQGARLTAFELQQAGVDVTLICDNMAGMVMSKGWIQAVIVGTDRVAANGDVANKIGTYSVAVLAKAHGIPVYVACPLSTIDLNTPTGAEIPIEERSAEEITEGFGKRTAPQGVKVYNPAFDITPNEYVTAIITEKGIVQAPYDVNLKKLFNE, encoded by the coding sequence ATGACTAGCCAGAATGCCCCCTTGCAATCCGTGATTTGGGCGGAGGACCGCCTGGATTTGCTGGATCAACGGCTTTTACCTGAAGAAATCGTATATTTGCCGCTTGTTACTTCGGAGGATGTATGGGAAGCAATTCGCCATTTGAAAGTAAGAGGCGCTCCAGCAATCGGCATTTCCGCTGCATATGGCGTCGTGCTCGGCAGCCGAAATGAAACGACGCCTAAGCGCTGGCTTGAGGAAGTGCTGAACCAAGCCGAATATTTGGCAACCTCCAGGCCAACCGCTGTCAATTTGTTCTGGGCTCTGGATCGTATGAAAGCTCGTGCGGAGCAGCTTGCTGCAGCCGATTTATCGCTTGATGAAGTGAAGCAGGCTTTGCTTAATGAAGCGCTGGCGATTCACAGTGAAGATGAAGAAACCAACCGTTTAATCGGCGAGCATGCGCTAACGCTGTTTGAGGATGGCATGGGCGTGCTCACGCACTGCAACGCCGGCGGACTTGCAACTGCTAAATACGGCACCGCGCTGGCGCCGTTTTATCTTGCGCTTGAGCGCGGCATGTCGCTCCGTGTATTCGCCGATGAGACGCGTCCTGTACTGCAAGGCGCTAGGCTGACCGCTTTTGAATTGCAGCAGGCTGGCGTCGATGTCACGCTGATTTGCGATAATATGGCGGGCATGGTTATGTCCAAAGGCTGGATTCAGGCTGTCATTGTTGGGACTGACCGCGTAGCCGCTAATGGAGATGTCGCTAACAAAATCGGCACTTACAGCGTTGCCGTTCTTGCCAAGGCTCACGGCATTCCCGTATATGTAGCCTGCCCCTTGTCCACGATCGACCTCAATACGCCGACTGGCGCAGAAATTCCAATTGAGGAGCGCAGTGCCGAGGAAATTACCGAAGGGTTTGGCAAGCGTACTGCGCCGCAAGGTGTGAAAGTGTACAACCCGGCCTTCGATATTACACCGAATGAATATGTAACAGCGATTATTACGGAAAAGGGCATCGTCCAAGCACCTTATGATGTCAATCTCAAAAAACTTTTTAACGAATAA
- a CDS encoding DUF1805 domain-containing protein, with the protein MMRMVPATLQNGLTVLGIEVKLPKTTLLAWSTDKGYIMCGALDVGLLNERLQNRGIIAGRAVGVRTLEELLVAPLESVTTTAEAMGIHVGMKGTDALSLMA; encoded by the coding sequence ATGATGCGGATGGTTCCTGCCACACTGCAAAATGGGCTGACCGTGCTTGGAATTGAGGTCAAGCTTCCTAAAACGACATTGCTTGCCTGGTCGACGGATAAAGGGTATATCATGTGTGGTGCGCTTGATGTTGGCCTGCTGAACGAACGGTTGCAAAATCGGGGGATTATCGCCGGGAGAGCCGTTGGCGTACGCACATTAGAGGAACTGCTTGTTGCACCTCTGGAATCGGTTACAACAACTGCGGAAGCGATGGGTATTCATGTCGGGATGAAGGGGACAGATGCCCTTTCCTTAATGGCATAA
- a CDS encoding GGDEF domain-containing phosphodiesterase, with translation MVRQSKADNTLSYHKPMVEALLRSEAVPLAIIDPEGVIMELNEGAERTFGYERAELMGNWLASFVDAGSRDALHTMLEHSLTGCPKQGNVHIIHRSGYPLELHLVCAPMVQDGKVIGTMVVSHDLSDRKRNIERIRYMAYYDDRTGLPNRTLFQMRLNESLAFAHDHNQLVGLCYMDLDRFKLVNASFGREFGDMLLMQVAERFTSVMSEQDFAARMEGDEFALLFKDLESEEQLLSRARMVLQAIEEPYELKGFPIQITASIGAVTNRLDEDDDYALLNKADMALMKVKQNGRNDALLYSESWSNYSFEHLSMQHEMYRAIQRKEFILYYQPQYDMISGGMIGVEALVRWKHPIRGMIPPGDFIPLAEESGMIVQIGDWVLEEACRQNKCWQESGLPPMPVSVNLSIRQFVQHDLASKVADVLTRTGLDSQYLDLEITESMTMDVNHVSRCLLDLTALGVGISIDDFGTGYSSFHYLKNFPIDRLKIDRSFVRDIQQDPSDAEIVAAIIAMAHNLNIQVIAEGVETQEQIEFLRKHNCDEMQGYFWSAPVPSDNIEQMLGGYYM, from the coding sequence ATGGTCAGGCAGTCCAAGGCGGACAATACGCTCAGCTATCATAAACCAATGGTCGAGGCGCTGCTTCGCTCGGAAGCGGTCCCGCTCGCTATCATTGATCCAGAGGGCGTCATTATGGAATTAAATGAAGGCGCAGAGCGCACTTTTGGCTATGAACGCGCGGAGTTAATGGGAAATTGGCTGGCCTCTTTCGTAGATGCAGGCAGCCGGGATGCCTTACATACGATGCTGGAGCATTCGCTTACCGGTTGTCCAAAGCAGGGTAACGTTCATATTATACACCGGTCAGGCTATCCGCTTGAGCTGCATCTCGTATGCGCCCCCATGGTGCAGGATGGGAAGGTCATCGGAACGATGGTGGTCAGCCATGATTTGAGCGATCGCAAGCGAAATATCGAACGGATTCGTTATATGGCCTATTACGATGATAGAACGGGATTGCCGAATCGGACGCTTTTTCAAATGAGATTGAATGAGAGCCTTGCTTTTGCTCATGATCATAACCAGCTTGTGGGGCTGTGTTATATGGATTTGGATCGGTTTAAGCTTGTCAACGCCTCCTTCGGTCGCGAATTTGGCGATATGCTGCTCATGCAGGTGGCGGAACGTTTTACAAGCGTCATGTCGGAGCAGGATTTTGCTGCCAGAATGGAAGGCGATGAGTTCGCTCTGCTGTTTAAGGATTTGGAGTCGGAGGAGCAGTTGCTGAGCCGCGCCCGCATGGTGCTGCAAGCGATTGAGGAGCCCTACGAGCTTAAAGGTTTTCCAATCCAAATTACAGCGAGCATAGGTGCGGTCACTAACCGTCTGGATGAGGATGATGATTACGCGCTGCTTAATAAAGCGGATATGGCGTTAATGAAGGTGAAGCAGAATGGTCGAAACGATGCGCTGCTTTATTCCGAAAGCTGGAGCAATTATTCGTTTGAGCATTTGTCGATGCAGCATGAAATGTATCGAGCTATTCAGCGCAAGGAGTTCATTTTATATTATCAGCCGCAATATGATATGATTTCTGGCGGGATGATCGGCGTCGAGGCGCTGGTGCGCTGGAAGCATCCGATCCGGGGAATGATCCCTCCGGGCGATTTTATTCCTTTGGCCGAGGAGAGCGGCATGATTGTGCAAATTGGCGATTGGGTGCTGGAAGAGGCTTGCCGCCAAAATAAATGCTGGCAGGAGTCAGGCTTGCCGCCTATGCCTGTATCGGTTAACCTCTCTATTAGGCAGTTCGTCCAGCATGATTTGGCTAGCAAAGTTGCAGACGTGCTGACTCGTACCGGACTAGATTCGCAATATTTGGATTTGGAAATTACAGAGTCCATGACGATGGATGTGAACCATGTATCGCGCTGCCTGCTGGATTTGACGGCGCTTGGCGTTGGCATAAGCATCGACGATTTTGGCACTGGCTACAGCTCCTTTCATTATTTGAAAAACTTCCCGATCGATCGGCTCAAAATCGACCGATCCTTCGTTCGCGACATCCAACAGGACCCAAGCGATGCGGAAATTGTAGCAGCTATTATTGCCATGGCACATAATCTTAACATCCAGGTTATTGCAGAGGGTGTGGAGACACAGGAGCAAATCGAATTTTTGCGCAAGCACAACTGCGACGAAATGCAGGGGTATTTCTGGAGTGCGCCAGTCCCAAGCGACAATATTGAGCAAATGCTGGGCGGCTATTACATGTAG
- a CDS encoding DUF423 domain-containing protein translates to MFQKYFTFGAIGAALAVALGAFGAHALKEMLPADLLAIFETGVRYHMYHSLGLMLVALLADRLGESKLLLSGARLLLAGMIIFSGSLYVLALSDIRVLGAITPIGGVAFLAGWVCVIVATLKSRKKAV, encoded by the coding sequence ATGTTCCAAAAATATTTCACATTCGGCGCTATTGGTGCCGCTCTTGCAGTCGCATTAGGAGCTTTTGGCGCTCATGCATTAAAGGAAATGCTGCCAGCTGATTTGCTCGCTATTTTCGAAACGGGCGTACGCTATCATATGTATCATTCGCTTGGCCTTATGCTGGTTGCTCTGCTTGCAGATCGCTTGGGAGAGAGCAAGCTGCTGCTGTCTGGAGCAAGACTGCTGCTTGCGGGCATGATTATTTTCAGCGGCAGCCTTTATGTCCTCGCTTTAAGCGATATTCGCGTGCTGGGAGCCATTACACCAATCGGCGGCGTAGCTTTTCTAGCGGGCTGGGTTTGCGTCATCGTCGCGACCCTCAAGTCGCGAAAAAAAGCCGTTTGA
- a CDS encoding SMC family ATPase produces the protein MRPLKLIMNAFGPYRDAETIDFAQLDEHRLFVISGSTGAGKTSIFDAICFALYGAASGEDRSEARMLRSHFAGDDTHTSVEFHFAVAQREYQVFRQLPHRKGSNKSETGGKAELYELVDGQAVPLVDRFQVRDVDAKLESIIGLTKEQFNQIVMLPQGEFRKLLTSDTDNKEEILRRIFRTELYEKLELKFQQQNRELNETLKEARLRNDMYMKQSGDALPQREGSLLAATLSQEVYNAAQLLASLEQEAAYYGELVQQGDGQRQQMDEQLHAQEERLRAALALNARFEELATERSKLEQLELGRAAQEAKGRELQLAERAALLTPYEEQASRAGKDAEAKQQASEAKQREAEAAKQALAAAEQRHASEEQREPERREAERELSRLEELAPAVQQIGVQRQAVTELRARAKQAQAQLEREEAAIAAEKEAKQLSASRLKLMESDGEQLQAKQEQLRRVEQQGKYVSKLIKLEQELAEFNRLEASQEQALSTVRARHDGLEQQWIEGQAGLLAAHLHDGKPCPVCGSVEHPGKIQTAADVPSREQLAQAKEQLAACERELHASRLQVAAARSGWESSAAELAEYGASAEHLAEQQADLRTKWKQLKDETERLLQQNEEMRLLKEQAEKREAELERLIRDKEQRQAAYQQVQIELGAKESLLARELERIPESLREPEQLQRALAAQQVKVRQHADAWQAAVKQLQQAQLKETEASVHAVQAREQFEEAQRNREEAQERLLGELRTAAFDSLEAYRAAAKTPQERQALKEQLDAYKSAVQALSSRVTDLQLELAGKQPADMQQLHAEGAELKQQLETIVAALQTAARHGEEAARLIRQLTATSERVKQLEAELEQVLDIYQMLKGDNALKISFERYILIEFLEQILQAANVRLQRLSGGQFMLQRSDRLEVRGKQSGLGLDVYDAYTGQNRDVKTMSGGEKFNASLCLALGMTDVIQAHQGGISIEMMFIDEGFGSLDEEALNKAIEALVDLQRAGRMIGVISHVQELKQAFPACLEVHKTKEGYSRTAVTVR, from the coding sequence ATGAGACCGCTCAAGCTTATTATGAACGCTTTCGGCCCGTACCGGGATGCGGAAACGATTGATTTTGCCCAGCTGGACGAGCATCGGCTGTTCGTTATTTCCGGCAGTACGGGAGCGGGTAAAACCTCGATTTTTGATGCGATTTGCTTTGCGCTTTATGGCGCGGCCAGCGGGGAGGACCGCTCGGAGGCACGCATGCTGCGGAGCCATTTTGCCGGAGATGATACGCATACGTCGGTTGAGTTTCATTTTGCCGTTGCCCAGCGGGAATACCAAGTATTTCGCCAGCTTCCGCATCGTAAAGGCTCAAACAAAAGCGAGACGGGCGGCAAGGCAGAGCTGTATGAGCTTGTTGATGGACAAGCTGTGCCGCTGGTCGACCGGTTTCAAGTTCGCGACGTTGATGCCAAGCTGGAGTCGATCATTGGCCTTACGAAAGAGCAATTTAATCAAATTGTGATGCTGCCGCAGGGAGAGTTTCGCAAGCTGCTTACTTCAGATACCGATAATAAAGAAGAGATTTTGCGGCGGATTTTTCGCACGGAGCTGTATGAGAAGCTGGAGCTTAAGTTTCAGCAGCAAAACCGCGAGCTGAATGAAACGCTTAAGGAAGCGCGGCTGCGCAATGACATGTATATGAAGCAATCGGGCGATGCGCTTCCTCAGCGCGAGGGGAGCTTGCTGGCTGCGACGCTGAGCCAAGAGGTGTATAACGCGGCGCAACTGCTTGCTAGCTTGGAACAGGAGGCTGCTTATTACGGCGAGCTGGTGCAGCAAGGCGATGGGCAGCGGCAGCAGATGGACGAGCAGCTGCATGCGCAGGAAGAGAGGCTGCGCGCCGCGCTCGCGCTGAACGCAAGGTTCGAAGAGCTTGCGACGGAGCGCAGCAAGCTTGAGCAGTTGGAGCTGGGCCGCGCCGCGCAGGAAGCAAAGGGGCGCGAGCTGCAATTGGCTGAGCGGGCAGCGCTGCTCACGCCTTATGAGGAGCAAGCGAGCCGCGCTGGCAAGGACGCGGAGGCGAAGCAGCAGGCTAGCGAGGCGAAGCAGCGCGAAGCGGAGGCGGCGAAGCAGGCGCTGGCTGCGGCTGAGCAGCGGCATGCGAGCGAGGAGCAGCGTGAGCCCGAGCGGCGGGAGGCGGAGCGTGAGCTGAGCCGGCTGGAGGAGCTGGCGCCAGCGGTGCAGCAGATCGGCGTGCAGCGACAGGCGGTGACGGAGCTGCGGGCAAGGGCGAAGCAGGCCCAGGCCCAGCTGGAGCGGGAAGAGGCAGCTATTGCGGCCGAGAAGGAAGCGAAGCAGCTTAGCGCTTCCCGGCTGAAGCTCATGGAGAGCGACGGCGAGCAGCTGCAAGCGAAGCAGGAGCAGCTCAGGCGCGTCGAGCAGCAGGGCAAATATGTCTCCAAGCTAATCAAGCTGGAGCAGGAGCTCGCAGAGTTCAATCGGCTGGAAGCGAGCCAGGAACAGGCGCTTTCGACCGTCCGTGCCCGGCATGACGGACTGGAGCAGCAATGGATTGAAGGCCAAGCAGGCCTGCTGGCTGCCCATTTACATGACGGCAAGCCTTGCCCGGTATGCGGCAGCGTCGAGCATCCCGGCAAAATACAAACGGCCGCCGACGTGCCTTCACGCGAGCAGCTCGCGCAGGCAAAGGAGCAGCTAGCTGCCTGCGAGCGCGAGCTGCATGCGTCAAGGCTGCAAGTAGCGGCAGCCCGTTCCGGCTGGGAAAGCAGCGCCGCCGAGCTTGCGGAATATGGCGCCTCTGCCGAGCATCTGGCTGAGCAGCAGGCTGACCTGCGTACGAAGTGGAAGCAGTTGAAGGACGAGACCGAGCGGCTGCTGCAGCAAAATGAAGAAATGCGCCTGCTTAAAGAGCAGGCGGAGAAGCGGGAAGCGGAGCTGGAGCGGCTCATCCGGGATAAAGAACAGCGGCAAGCGGCGTATCAGCAGGTGCAAATTGAGCTGGGAGCGAAGGAGTCGCTGCTCGCCCGAGAGCTGGAGCGCATCCCAGAGTCGCTTCGCGAGCCCGAACAATTGCAGCGGGCGCTGGCCGCCCAGCAGGTGAAAGTTCGCCAGCATGCAGATGCCTGGCAGGCTGCTGTCAAGCAATTACAGCAGGCACAGCTTAAGGAGACGGAAGCTTCCGTTCATGCGGTGCAGGCCCGCGAACAATTTGAAGAAGCGCAGCGAAATAGGGAAGAAGCGCAGGAACGGCTGCTGGGCGAGCTAAGGACAGCTGCATTTGATTCATTGGAGGCCTATCGCGCCGCTGCAAAGACGCCGCAGGAGCGGCAAGCGCTTAAGGAGCAGTTGGACGCGTATAAGTCTGCCGTTCAGGCATTGTCGAGCCGTGTAACAGATTTGCAGCTGGAGCTGGCAGGAAAGCAGCCTGCGGATATGCAGCAGCTGCATGCAGAAGGCGCGGAGCTTAAGCAGCAGCTGGAGACGATTGTCGCTGCCCTGCAAACCGCTGCAAGGCATGGCGAGGAGGCTGCTCGTCTGATTCGTCAGCTCACAGCAACGAGCGAGCGCGTGAAGCAGCTTGAGGCGGAGCTGGAGCAGGTGCTCGATATTTATCAGATGCTCAAAGGCGACAATGCACTTAAAATTTCCTTTGAACGTTATATATTGATTGAATTTTTGGAGCAAATTTTGCAGGCAGCAAATGTGCGGCTGCAGCGGCTCTCGGGCGGGCAGTTTATGCTGCAGCGCAGCGACCGTTTGGAGGTCAGAGGGAAGCAAAGCGGCCTTGGACTGGACGTATACGATGCTTATACAGGGCAAAATCGCGATGTGAAAACGATGTCCGGCGGGGAAAAGTTTAATGCGTCACTCTGCCTTGCTTTAGGGATGACCGATGTTATTCAGGCACATCAAGGCGGAATTTCAATTGAAATGATGTTTATTGACGAAGGGTTTGGCTCATTGGATGAGGAGGCGCTGAACAAGGCGATTGAAGCCTTGGTCGATTTGCAGCGCGCCGGCCGCATGATTGGCGTCATTTCGCATGTGCAGGAGCTCAAGCAGGCTTTTCCGGCCTGCCTTGAAGTTCATAAGACGAAGGAAGGCTACAGCCGCACGGCCGTAACGGTCCGTTAA
- a CDS encoding exonuclease SbcCD subunit D, which produces MKWFHTADWHLGKLVQGVYMTEDQRYVLEQLIADIERERPDAVIIAGDLYDRAIPPIDAVELLDEVLQHIVIKLETPVLAVSGNHDSPDRIDFGTAMMASRGLHIAGRMKREQKPVILRDEHGEVHFHLVPYADPAYVRYALEDESIRTHDDAMKALTDRLRAQLDPAARHVFVGHAFVTATGEAEPNTSDSERPLAIGGAEHVRASYFAPFHYTALGHLHQAHNVSDDKIRYAGSPLKYSVSEEHHAKGYYVVEMDGKGAVAVEKRLFQPLRDLRRVSGTMEEIEQHAMSEDYVFVTLLNENPVLFPMEKVRAIYPNALHVERRPEAVLLAEAEAFAEGAIEAAGRREADPVALFASFYQEVKGSPLSESKRQRFADVFGRLLHEEGGGA; this is translated from the coding sequence ATGAAATGGTTCCATACCGCAGACTGGCATTTAGGCAAGCTGGTTCAAGGTGTTTATATGACAGAAGACCAGCGTTATGTGCTGGAGCAATTGATTGCCGATATTGAACGCGAACGTCCGGATGCCGTTATTATTGCTGGTGATTTGTATGATCGGGCCATTCCGCCCATTGATGCAGTAGAGCTGCTCGATGAGGTGCTGCAGCATATTGTTATTAAGCTTGAAACGCCGGTACTTGCCGTGTCTGGCAATCACGACAGTCCGGATCGGATTGATTTTGGCACCGCGATGATGGCGAGCCGGGGGCTGCATATTGCGGGAAGAATGAAGCGGGAGCAGAAGCCTGTCATTCTCCGCGATGAGCATGGGGAGGTGCATTTTCACCTTGTGCCTTACGCCGATCCTGCATATGTGCGTTATGCGCTGGAAGATGAGAGCATTCGTACGCATGATGATGCGATGAAAGCTTTGACGGACCGGCTGCGAGCTCAGCTTGATCCTGCTGCGCGCCACGTTTTTGTCGGTCATGCCTTTGTTACGGCAACCGGCGAGGCGGAGCCGAATACGAGCGATTCGGAGCGTCCGCTGGCTATTGGCGGGGCGGAGCATGTGCGTGCCAGTTATTTTGCGCCATTTCATTATACGGCGCTCGGCCACCTGCATCAGGCGCATAATGTCAGCGACGATAAAATCAGATATGCGGGTTCGCCGCTTAAATATTCCGTTTCCGAGGAGCATCACGCCAAAGGGTATTATGTAGTGGAGATGGATGGCAAAGGCGCGGTAGCTGTGGAAAAACGGTTATTCCAGCCGCTGCGCGATTTGCGCCGCGTTTCCGGAACGATGGAGGAAATTGAGCAGCATGCAATGAGCGAGGATTATGTATTTGTTACGCTGCTGAATGAAAATCCAGTGCTGTTTCCGATGGAGAAGGTACGGGCGATTTATCCGAATGCGCTGCATGTCGAGCGCAGGCCGGAGGCGGTGCTGCTTGCAGAAGCGGAGGCTTTCGCTGAAGGCGCAATCGAGGCGGCTGGCCGCCGCGAAGCTGATCCGGTAGCTTTATTTGCTTCCTTCTATCAGGAGGTCAAGGGCAGCCCGCTCAGCGAAAGTAAACGGCAGCGCTTCGCCGATGTGTTCGGTCGGCTGCTGCATGAGGAAGGAGGAGGCGCATGA